gctgtacctgcatgcttactttcattgactgatggacaaggacccATTGTACTTATCCTTTTCCCAacctgatgccatttagataataatctgccttcctgttttgccagCAAAGTTTTgccaacctcatatttatccacattaaactgcatctgccatgcatctgcccactcacccaagagtgagaaggggaagatttaataggaataagaGGGGcattgttttcacacagagggtgttgggttcATGGAACGAGCTACAAGAGGAGGTAGTAgatggtacaataacaacattaaacAAATATTTGGACTGGTATAtgattaggacaggtttagagggatatgggccaaacgcgggcaagtgggactggtgtagatgggacatgttgctggTCATGAACATGTTGTGCTGAAGagggtgtttccgtgctgtgtaactTGATGGCTggtggaatctcgagcaaaacacaaagtgctggagaaactcagctggtcaggcagcgtctctggagaaatgttTGGAAGTAAAGTTCCTGTTCAtgttaagactgaagaagggtctcgacccgaaacgtcaaccatatcatatttctccggagatgctgcctaaccccttgagctgctccagcattttgtgtctatcttcattgtaaaccagcatctgcagcttgaaCTATTCTAATGGACCATTCTATATTTCCCTGCacagcatctgctttgatctatcgttttcacaccttaaccttccatatctctagactccctctcccctgacagtctgaagaagggtctcgactcgaaacatcacctattccttccctccggagatgctgccagacccgctgagttactccagcatgttgtgttttcggtgtgaaccagcatctgcagttccttgctacgcaCAGAGCTCAGTTGGGATATCTTGGTAGAATatagtagaatagtttctttattgtcattgtaacatgaaccatgtacaacaaaattttaaaatgtcagccagtcagtgcaccattcaaacatttctaaaagctaacgatacatacaagataaaatattaaaaagataaacaactaaaataaatatcatgaaaatagcacgcataaacacccaaccctccatccttctgtcgatttcacagtgtaccacagtcccttagtatgtatcgcccctgcgtttaGTTTGGTGGGCATGGGCGggtgatggcacagtggtgcagcgggtagagctgctggctgTCGGAGCGTCTGTAACACGCTGTGATTTGCTTCCTACCCCGCAGGTCGCTGGTTCGGCCGCGCCATTGCCGGCCCTGGCACCGGCTCTTGCCACGCCCTGCCCAGCCGCGGTCGCCTGGCAACAAACATGCCGGCACTCGCCGATAGATCCATCCACTGTAACTGCGGAAGCAGACCGGCACTGCGAGCACAGGAGCCGCCGGGCGGTCCGGAGTCCCGGCTCCCAGAGTACATCCCACAGCGCCGAGCCAAGAACCCGATGGGCAAGATCGGGCTGGCCTGGTAAGGCTGGGAATGGTGTGGGGCGGAGGGGAGGTGGCTGCtgtaggatagtttagtttagagatacagcgcagaaacaggcccttcggcccactgagtccgcaccaaccagcgatccccgcacactaacactatcaatagacaataggtgcaggagtaggccatttggcccttcagccagcaccgccattcaatgtgatcatggctgatcatccccaatcagtaccccgataaacacccagactgccttgaaaattcaaaaatgtgatcttTTCCGATcacaactttaatattattgtattatatgctgtaagtcagtaacagataggtaaataaattacagctttctagcaaaagaccaagtctttatggagaagatcagttgctagctggtacattggaatATCatgatcagtagcatcatcatactcctcagattgtaaccaataagcaactctgtacaccttgtttttcctcaacttttcaattttggcattgtaaactacaagtttttgctcttcaaaccacgcatgacatgcctttctgcccactactttcccattaagaatgtcctgtagattccatttcttaagaaaaggatatattttttaaatagcctaagtatctaagtaagaggggatcttatagaaacttacaaaattcttaaggggttggacaggctagatgcaggaagattgctcccgatgttggggaagtccaggacaaggggtcacagcttaaggataagggggaaatccattaaaaccgagatgagaagaacttttttcacgcagagagtggtgaatctctggaactctctgccgcagagggtagtcgaggccagttcattggctatattcaagagggagttagatgtggcccttgtggctaaggggatcagagggtatggagaaaaagcaggtacgggatactgagttggatgatcagccatgatcatattgaatggcggtgcaggctcgaagggccgaatggcctactcctgcacctaatttctatgtttctatgtatccaaataacaaactaatcccattcacacaagaattgacaatataacatgatttttcaatctcactgtcatgaattcatTTGCTAGAcggaaggaatttgatgtttaattcccataaattaatctagaaacatccactcaatataatttaaaaattattttttttgcacaacACATGGGACTtcgatgctcttatgacatgattgtccaaaaaaaatgagcatttaaatcatcttgcgagtgggtttttctggaacgcgatcgattggaacgttgcatttgctgtgaatttgaaccccatatcggcagcaaaaacactgccggttcatatggggcccaaatcacattttcgcaacgtaaaatttgattaaagccatcccaagaagcaagtttatatgtaaaataaacaacttacactttgttttgtcccattcctgtaaagcactttggttcaaatactggttttgttgaaaagtgctatataaataaagattattattattattattattcatgcgTTCCgccacgttgtaggcgttgaggatgttagaagtcgctttttattttaatcaaattattaaattgtctcacgatttaaaacaaaaataaaatcggCAACGGAAGTCGCAtcaatttttcttcagcagctagcagcccgagggaacccgcctccgacaggcaggagaaaacggcattttaatcccgccccaccccccccccccccccccttcaaaggcgccaaagtcgcgcacacgaccagtggcagaactgcagcgccactgaaaggtaagttttgtaatcaGAATCAGAACCCGAATCAgaacccgaatcagaagccatggatgaacagcgaggtcaggctactgctgaaagcacgggacaccgctttcaggtcaggcgatgctcgagcctacagttcatccagggctaacctgaagaggggcatcaggaaggccaagcactgccataagctcaggattgaggagcacttcaacaacaactccgacccccgacgcatgtggcaaggcatccaggccatcacggactacagaccctccaacatcacccccacatccagcgacgcctccttccttgaggagcttaaccacttctatggccgcttcgacagggacaatctagagacagccatcaaggctgtgctacctgccgatcaccaacccctcacactcaccccctacgacgtgtacgtggcactgagtaggactaatgcacgtaaggctgctggccctgacggcatccccgggcgcgtgc
This sequence is a window from Leucoraja erinacea ecotype New England unplaced genomic scaffold, Leri_hhj_1 Leri_162S, whole genome shotgun sequence. Protein-coding genes within it:
- the si:ch73-71c20.5 gene encoding DUF4748 domain-containing protein isoform X4, whose protein sequence is MTAMAAAWRTGSMLRGRWFGRAIAGPGTGSCHALPSRGRLATNMPALADRSIHCNCGSRPALRAQEPPGGPESRLPEYIPQRRAKNPMGKIGLAWLFGLPSGVISFLLVKRQVDKNRLKQVQARRRMKVANEGEYRSERCCLTH